One segment of Aquimarina sp. BL5 DNA contains the following:
- a CDS encoding DUF4856 domain-containing protein — protein sequence MKVKSLINIICISGTIILSSCSSDDDAPIVQVEAPATYEFLRDGESTVSFSGQTTRIAMAEVIISEFTDNTSTEAIIDAMFDHQENVDDFEDADLNSSDKSVRSKTAASADYFSANATDAAAIKADFDAWIKGQVDEVFPNWAVTATAGNSGVLQEAGGGSDRYVNAKGLEYNQAFAKSLIGALMTDQALNNYLGTAVLDEADNVANNNDGVVADGKPYTTMEHKWDEAYGYLYGASVNPANPNPTIGDDDSFLNKYIGRVEGDADFAGIADDIYDAFKLGRAAIVAKNYTIRDQQAAIIREKISEIIAIRAVYYLQQGKNSLEETTIDYASAFHDLSEGYGFIYSLQFTRRSGSNAPYFTRTEVQAFIDQLMGGTNGLWDVTPAKLQSISETIADKFSFTVTEAGSVTPN from the coding sequence ATGAAGGTAAAAAGTCTAATCAATATTATATGCATATCAGGAACTATTATTTTAAGTTCATGCTCTTCAGATGATGATGCACCAATTGTTCAGGTAGAAGCTCCCGCTACATATGAATTTCTGCGTGACGGAGAAAGTACAGTAAGTTTTAGTGGTCAAACTACTAGGATAGCAATGGCGGAAGTCATTATTAGCGAATTTACAGATAATACAAGTACTGAAGCTATTATTGATGCTATGTTTGATCATCAGGAAAATGTCGATGATTTCGAAGATGCTGATTTAAATTCTTCTGATAAAAGTGTAAGAAGTAAGACTGCTGCAAGTGCTGATTATTTTTCTGCTAATGCTACAGATGCAGCTGCAATCAAAGCGGATTTTGATGCTTGGATAAAAGGACAGGTTGATGAAGTTTTTCCTAATTGGGCTGTAACTGCTACGGCAGGTAATTCTGGAGTTCTTCAAGAAGCTGGAGGAGGATCTGATAGATATGTAAACGCTAAGGGATTAGAGTATAATCAAGCCTTTGCAAAAAGTTTGATAGGCGCTTTGATGACTGATCAGGCATTAAATAACTATTTAGGAACTGCCGTTCTTGATGAAGCTGATAACGTAGCTAATAATAATGATGGAGTTGTAGCAGATGGGAAACCATATACTACTATGGAACACAAATGGGATGAAGCTTATGGATATTTATACGGTGCTTCTGTAAATCCAGCAAATCCTAACCCTACAATTGGAGATGATGATAGTTTTCTAAATAAATATATTGGTAGAGTAGAAGGAGATGCTGATTTTGCTGGTATAGCAGATGATATTTACGATGCGTTTAAATTGGGTAGAGCGGCTATTGTAGCTAAAAATTATACAATACGTGATCAGCAAGCAGCTATTATTAGAGAAAAGATTTCTGAAATCATTGCAATAAGAGCAGTATATTATTTACAACAAGGTAAAAATAGCTTAGAAGAAACTACAATCGATTATGCAAGTGCTTTTCATGATTTGTCAGAAGGGTATGGGTTTATCTACAGTTTACAGTTTACAAGAAGATCGGGTAGTAATGCTCCATACTTTACAAGAACTGAAGTGCAGGCATTTATTGATCAATTAATGGGAGGGACTAATGGTTTATGGGATGTGACTCCAGCGAAATTGCAATCAATTTCTGAAACTATTGCTGATAAATTTAGTTTTACTGTTACAGAAGCAGGTAGTGTTACTCCTAACTAG
- a CDS encoding heme-binding domain-containing protein, whose protein sequence is MKSILKKVGLLLLLVVVIMQFIRPDKNESGYESVAYFENETKPTSQVKEILKNNCYDCHSNQTIYPWYAEIVPVSYWLDHHVEEGREHFNMSDWEQYSDKKKDHKLDELIEEVEEGEMPLSSYTWIHGDLEKEEMELLINWTKELRKKYTSK, encoded by the coding sequence ATGAAAAGTATTTTAAAAAAAGTAGGTTTATTATTGTTGTTAGTAGTAGTAATTATGCAATTTATAAGACCTGATAAGAATGAATCAGGTTATGAGTCAGTTGCTTATTTCGAAAATGAAACTAAACCAACTTCTCAAGTAAAAGAGATATTAAAAAACAATTGTTATGATTGTCATAGTAATCAAACAATTTATCCTTGGTATGCAGAAATAGTACCAGTGTCTTATTGGTTAGATCATCATGTAGAGGAAGGGAGGGAGCATTTTAATATGTCCGATTGGGAACAATATTCAGATAAAAAGAAAGATCATAAGTTAGACGAGCTAATTGAAGAAGTCGAGGAAGGAGAAATGCCACTTTCCTCTTATACATGGATTCATGGAGATTTAGAAAAAGAAGAGATGGAACTGCTGATCAATTGGACAAAAGAGCTTAGAAAAAAATATACTTCTAAATAA
- a CDS encoding hydroxymethylglutaryl-CoA lyase has product MAEKIKIIECPRDAMQGIKDFIPTEKKVQYIQSLLRCGFDTIDFGSFVSPKAIPQMVDTAEVLSQLDLSTTESKLLAIIANVRGANDAAQHKEIDYLGYPFSISENFQMRNTHKTIAESVETLQEILNIADRSNKEVVAYLSMGFGNPYGDPWNVEIVGDWTEKLNTMGVKILSLSDTVGTSNPEIIEYLYANLIPKYPDIEFGAHLHTTPTSWHEKVDAAYKAGCRRFDGAIQGFGGCPMAKDELTGNMPTERMLSYFTAEKADTNVKMMSFESAHNEATKIFTKYH; this is encoded by the coding sequence ATGGCCGAAAAAATAAAAATCATTGAATGTCCAAGAGATGCTATGCAAGGTATCAAGGACTTTATTCCAACAGAAAAAAAAGTTCAATATATACAATCGCTGCTTCGTTGTGGATTTGATACTATAGATTTTGGCAGTTTTGTGTCTCCTAAAGCTATTCCACAGATGGTGGATACTGCCGAGGTTCTATCTCAGTTAGATTTGTCGACAACAGAAAGTAAACTATTGGCGATTATAGCCAATGTTCGTGGGGCGAATGATGCAGCGCAACATAAAGAAATTGATTATTTGGGATATCCTTTTTCGATTTCTGAGAATTTCCAAATGCGTAATACGCACAAAACAATTGCAGAATCTGTAGAAACATTACAAGAAATTCTCAACATTGCCGATAGGTCAAATAAAGAAGTAGTAGCGTATCTTTCCATGGGTTTTGGTAATCCTTATGGAGATCCTTGGAATGTAGAGATTGTTGGAGATTGGACAGAGAAATTAAATACTATGGGAGTGAAGATTTTATCCTTGTCTGATACGGTTGGTACATCCAATCCTGAGATTATAGAATACTTATATGCAAATTTGATCCCAAAATATCCCGATATAGAGTTCGGAGCGCATTTGCATACAACTCCCACAAGTTGGCATGAAAAAGTAGATGCTGCTTATAAAGCTGGTTGTAGAAGATTTGATGGAGCAATACAGGGGTTTGGCGGATGTCCAATGGCAAAGGATGAGTTAACTGGTAATATGCCAACTGAGCGCATGCTATCTTACTTTACAGCCGAAAAAGCAGATACTAATGTTAAGATGATGAGTTTTGAATCAGCTCATAATGAAGCAACCAAAATATTTACTAAGTATCACTAA
- a CDS encoding LysE family translocator: protein MNFEILYTFVIATSALAISPGPDNIYVLMQSIVNGKKFGLATVVGLMSGCLVHTTLVAFGVSVIIKQSELLFFIIKLLGALYLFFLAYKVWRSDGAIQLNGDNVEKKSLGQLFRQGFIMNVLNPKVSIFFLAFFPGFLFSKELSNVTQFYILGFLFILVSFFIFGLIAVMAGYISDYVKENSKVGVLLKWLQIIVFIGIGIFILFSEK from the coding sequence ATGAATTTTGAAATTTTATACACTTTTGTAATTGCTACCTCTGCTTTGGCAATCTCTCCGGGGCCGGATAATATTTATGTATTAATGCAAAGCATTGTTAATGGAAAAAAGTTCGGCTTAGCTACGGTAGTAGGTTTAATGTCTGGATGTTTGGTGCATACTACCTTGGTTGCTTTTGGAGTATCCGTGATTATTAAACAAAGCGAATTATTATTTTTCATCATAAAACTTTTGGGGGCATTATATTTATTTTTTTTGGCTTATAAGGTTTGGAGAAGTGATGGGGCTATTCAATTAAATGGAGATAATGTAGAGAAAAAGAGCTTAGGACAGTTGTTTAGACAAGGGTTTATTATGAATGTATTAAACCCTAAAGTATCCATATTCTTTCTAGCATTTTTTCCTGGGTTTTTATTTAGTAAAGAATTAAGTAATGTAACCCAGTTTTATATTTTGGGATTTCTGTTTATACTAGTTTCATTTTTTATTTTTGGTTTAATAGCTGTGATGGCTGGGTATATTTCTGATTATGTAAAAGAGAATTCTAAAGTAGGAGTACTTCTAAAATGGTTACAGATCATAGTCTTTATCGGAATCGGAATTTTTATCCTCTTTTCTGAAAAATAA
- a CDS encoding spondin domain-containing protein: MEKLILKTTLLFLSLTTFGQTTATYDIIFTSNWEAHGSLPGNAHFTELVGAAHNSNVTFLEMGGLATNGVTQVAETGAFGTFNSEVINAINANNADQFIEGPSLFFTGSGRTITISDITINSDYPLISLASMIAPSPDWIIAVNSVSLLDNGGQWIPEITLDLYAYDAGTENGTGYSLNNPATVPQETISSLRGIAPFSSEKIGTIVFTQKRLSIQNFDNLKDAITISPNPSNGNISISSSKTATVEEIQVYNVLGKQVRRYDFKESNANINLDLTNLNSGIYLVRLHTKLGKTETQKIILR, encoded by the coding sequence ATGGAAAAGCTTATTCTAAAAACTACACTATTATTTCTTTCTTTAACAACTTTTGGCCAGACAACAGCTACCTACGATATTATTTTTACTAGTAATTGGGAAGCTCATGGCTCATTGCCAGGTAATGCTCATTTTACTGAATTAGTAGGTGCTGCACATAATAGCAATGTTACTTTTCTTGAAATGGGTGGTCTAGCTACTAATGGTGTAACACAAGTTGCAGAAACTGGTGCTTTCGGCACTTTTAACTCAGAAGTTATAAATGCAATAAACGCTAATAATGCTGATCAATTTATTGAAGGTCCTAGTTTATTTTTTACAGGATCTGGCAGAACTATAACCATAAGCGATATTACTATAAATTCTGACTACCCTTTAATTAGTCTTGCTTCAATGATTGCTCCAAGTCCTGATTGGATAATTGCAGTAAATAGTGTTTCCTTATTGGATAATGGAGGACAATGGATCCCAGAAATTACACTAGATCTATATGCCTATGATGCAGGAACTGAAAATGGAACTGGTTATAGTTTAAATAATCCAGCTACAGTTCCTCAAGAAACCATATCAAGTTTACGAGGAATTGCTCCTTTTTCATCCGAAAAAATTGGAACTATTGTTTTTACACAAAAACGACTTAGCATACAAAATTTTGATAATCTAAAGGATGCTATTACCATTTCTCCTAATCCAAGCAATGGAAACATATCAATATCATCTTCGAAAACTGCTACAGTAGAAGAAATTCAAGTTTATAATGTTTTAGGAAAACAAGTGAGACGTTATGATTTTAAAGAAAGTAATGCAAACATTAACTTAGACCTCACTAATCTTAATTCTGGGATTTATCTAGTCAGACTTCATACAAAACTTGGAAAAACTGAAACTCAAAAAATAATTTTGAGATAG
- a CDS encoding quinone-dependent dihydroorotate dehydrogenase, translated as MYKSLVRPILFKYDPETVHHFTFKAIRIMSKIPFISSIFRSLYLVKNPVLEREVFGLKFKNPVGLAAGFDKNAVLYNELANFGFGFIEIGTVTPRGQEGNPKKRLFRLKEDSAIINRMGFNNEGLEAAIEQLKKNKGKLIIGGNIGKNTDTAPEDYTSDYLECFNALHPYVDYFVLNVSCPNVSSHAKLNDKDYLLELIRAVQKANITFPSQKPIVLKIAPDLNNSQLDEIIELVNETKLDGVIASNTSTFRDGLKASKEQLDAIGNGGLSGQPIKNRSTEVIKYLSDKSNKSFPIIGVGGIHSASDALGKLEAGASLVQIYTGFIYEGPKLIKDINKAVIKKGL; from the coding sequence ATGTATAAATCGCTTGTCCGTCCAATTTTATTCAAATATGATCCTGAAACAGTGCATCACTTTACGTTTAAGGCGATCAGGATTATGTCTAAAATTCCATTCATCTCATCAATTTTTAGAAGTTTATACCTTGTGAAAAACCCAGTATTAGAGCGAGAGGTTTTTGGGTTAAAATTTAAAAATCCGGTTGGACTTGCTGCAGGATTTGATAAAAATGCAGTGCTCTATAATGAATTAGCTAATTTTGGTTTTGGTTTTATTGAAATTGGTACAGTAACTCCTAGAGGGCAGGAGGGAAATCCTAAAAAAAGATTGTTTAGGCTTAAAGAGGATAGCGCGATTATTAATCGAATGGGATTTAATAACGAAGGTCTGGAAGCGGCAATCGAGCAGTTAAAGAAGAACAAAGGAAAGCTTATAATAGGTGGAAATATTGGTAAGAATACGGATACCGCTCCAGAGGATTATACAAGTGATTATTTAGAATGCTTTAATGCTTTACATCCGTATGTAGATTATTTTGTTCTTAATGTAAGTTGTCCTAATGTAAGTAGTCATGCTAAGTTAAATGATAAAGACTATTTGTTGGAGTTGATTAGGGCTGTTCAGAAAGCAAATATTACATTTCCAAGCCAAAAACCTATTGTGTTAAAAATTGCACCGGATTTGAATAACAGTCAACTTGATGAAATCATAGAATTAGTGAATGAAACAAAACTTGACGGTGTTATTGCTAGCAATACTTCAACGTTTAGAGATGGTTTAAAAGCTTCAAAAGAGCAGTTAGATGCTATCGGTAATGGAGGTTTGAGCGGTCAGCCTATAAAAAATAGGAGCACCGAAGTGATCAAGTATTTATCGGATAAAAGCAATAAGTCTTTTCCGATTATAGGGGTAGGTGGTATTCATTCTGCCTCTGATGCTTTAGGAAAATTAGAAGCAGGAGCAAGCCTTGTACAAATCTATACTGGTTTTATTTATGAAGGACCAAAATTGATTAAGGATATTAATAAAGCAGTAATCAAAAAAGGATTATAA
- the pepT gene encoding peptidase T produces MIPKNHIIDRFVSYVTIDTESDPNSNTTPSSMKQWDLANKLVEELKSIGLEEVTIDENAYIMATLPSNIDHEVPTIGFISHFDTTPDFTGANVNPQIIESYDGKDIILNKEENIILSPDYFEDLKLYKGQTLITTDGTTLLGADDKAGIAEIISAMEYLVQHPEIKHGKIRIGFTPDEEIGRGAHKFDVKKFGAAWAYTMDGSQIGELEYENFNAAGAVVTVKGKIVHPGYAKGKMINSMYIAQDFINSLPRLETPEHTSDREGFFHLHNMTGEVEETKLEYIIRDHDKKHFEARKEMMIKLTSELNKQYGKDTVTTEISDQYYNMREKVEPVMHIVDIAEEAMKELSITPLIKPIRGGTDGSQLSYMGLPCPNIFAGGHNFHGRYEYVPVESMIKAVEVIVKIAELTAKR; encoded by the coding sequence ATGATTCCAAAAAATCACATTATTGACAGATTTGTTAGTTACGTTACTATAGATACCGAAAGCGATCCGAATAGCAACACCACTCCCAGCTCTATGAAACAATGGGACCTGGCAAATAAATTAGTAGAAGAGTTAAAATCAATCGGTCTGGAAGAAGTTACTATTGATGAAAATGCTTACATCATGGCAACCTTACCATCTAATATAGACCATGAAGTACCTACTATAGGCTTTATTTCGCATTTCGATACTACTCCAGATTTTACTGGAGCAAATGTGAATCCACAAATTATTGAATCCTATGACGGAAAAGATATTATCCTTAACAAAGAGGAAAATATTATATTGTCTCCGGATTATTTTGAAGATTTAAAGCTTTACAAAGGACAAACGTTAATTACCACAGACGGAACTACACTTCTGGGAGCTGATGATAAAGCGGGTATTGCTGAGATCATTTCAGCTATGGAATACCTTGTTCAGCATCCAGAAATCAAACATGGAAAAATCCGTATTGGTTTTACTCCAGATGAAGAAATTGGTAGAGGTGCTCATAAATTTGATGTCAAAAAATTTGGAGCTGCATGGGCCTATACCATGGATGGTAGCCAAATTGGAGAGCTAGAATATGAAAATTTTAATGCTGCAGGTGCTGTGGTTACTGTAAAAGGTAAAATTGTACATCCAGGATATGCCAAGGGTAAAATGATCAACAGCATGTATATCGCTCAGGATTTTATCAATTCTTTACCAAGATTAGAAACTCCGGAACACACTAGTGATCGCGAAGGATTTTTTCATTTACATAATATGACTGGAGAGGTTGAAGAAACTAAACTAGAGTACATCATCAGAGATCACGATAAAAAGCATTTTGAAGCTCGTAAAGAAATGATGATTAAGCTTACGAGCGAACTAAATAAACAGTACGGAAAAGACACTGTAACTACTGAAATCAGTGATCAATACTATAATATGAGAGAAAAAGTGGAGCCTGTAATGCATATTGTAGATATTGCGGAAGAAGCAATGAAAGAGCTTAGTATTACCCCACTTATTAAACCAATTCGTGGTGGTACAGATGGATCGCAATTGAGTTATATGGGACTACCCTGTCCAAATATCTTTGCTGGTGGACATAATTTTCATGGAAGATATGAATATGTGCCTGTAGAAAGTATGATTAAGGCTGTGGAAGTTATTGTAAAAATAGCTGAACTAACTGCGAAGAGATAA
- a CDS encoding mechanosensitive ion channel family protein, whose protein sequence is MQTTDKVVDIAVSTTTETGGTIMSSLGGFFNSIQEGVGQYGLKIVGGIVALIIGLWIIKLIMRAIKKGFDKSKVDGTLKPFLVTLVNFLLKVLLFISIAGIVGIPTATFAALLAAVGLAIGGAFNGSLGHMAAGVMLLVFRPFKVGDLIETGGKLGFVKEISVFVTVLETFQNKTEIIPNGAITAGTITNLTTIGNLRVDMPFGIQYGTDIEKAKQIVMDVMKADKNVMEDPAPRVAVNNLGANGVELLALPYSSCEDYWDVYWDTRQKIVEALGKADYAAPLPQRIITMKS, encoded by the coding sequence ATGCAAACTACAGACAAGGTTGTAGATATAGCCGTATCGACAACTACAGAAACAGGAGGAACAATTATGAGTTCTCTAGGAGGTTTTTTTAATTCTATACAAGAAGGAGTTGGTCAATATGGACTAAAAATTGTTGGAGGAATTGTAGCATTAATAATTGGGCTTTGGATTATCAAACTCATCATGAGGGCTATTAAAAAAGGATTCGATAAGAGTAAAGTAGACGGCACTTTAAAACCATTCCTAGTCACTTTAGTAAATTTCTTATTAAAAGTATTATTATTTATTTCTATAGCGGGTATTGTGGGTATTCCTACAGCTACTTTTGCAGCTTTATTAGCAGCCGTTGGATTAGCTATCGGGGGCGCTTTTAATGGTTCTCTGGGCCATATGGCAGCCGGAGTAATGCTACTAGTTTTCAGACCATTTAAAGTCGGTGATCTCATAGAAACAGGGGGTAAACTTGGATTTGTAAAAGAAATTTCTGTATTCGTTACAGTTTTAGAAACTTTCCAAAATAAAACAGAAATTATTCCGAATGGAGCTATTACTGCAGGGACAATCACCAACCTAACAACTATTGGAAATTTAAGAGTAGATATGCCTTTCGGAATTCAATACGGCACTGATATCGAAAAAGCAAAACAAATTGTAATGGATGTCATGAAAGCTGATAAAAATGTAATGGAAGACCCTGCTCCTAGAGTTGCTGTAAATAATTTAGGAGCTAATGGCGTAGAGTTATTAGCATTACCTTATTCTAGTTGCGAAGATTATTGGGATGTATATTGGGACACTCGACAGAAGATTGTTGAAGCACTTGGCAAGGCGGATTATGCTGCTCCTCTACCACAGCGAATTATAACCATGAAATCATAA
- the yajC gene encoding preprotein translocase subunit YajC: MEGFGGQLPFILLIFVVMYFFMIRPQMQKAKKEKKFAAELKKGDRIVTKSGLHGKVFDFSEKSNAVIIETGSGKLTFDKSAISLEMSQKLNAPPPAEKKK; encoded by the coding sequence ATGGAAGGATTTGGAGGACAATTACCTTTTATACTTTTGATATTTGTAGTGATGTATTTTTTTATGATACGACCACAAATGCAAAAGGCAAAAAAGGAGAAGAAATTCGCTGCAGAACTTAAAAAAGGAGATCGCATTGTAACAAAAAGTGGTCTTCACGGAAAAGTTTTTGACTTCAGTGAAAAAAGTAATGCTGTTATTATTGAAACAGGATCAGGTAAGTTAACATTTGATAAATCTGCTATTTCGTTAGAAATGAGTCAGAAATTAAATGCACCACCACCTGCTGAGAAAAAGAAGTAA
- a CDS encoding DUF1573 domain-containing protein has protein sequence MKKGILILAGVFALTFMSCKDNAAEKVKEENVADAADRDAKNTDFPVMNFDQTEHDFGTINEGDVVEHTFTFTNTGKAPLVIVNAKGSCGCTVPEWTKEPVAPGATGSMLVKFNSNGKPNAQNKQVTITANTEAGKEILKIKAMVTPKAKPVSGTPVSE, from the coding sequence ATGAAAAAAGGAATCTTGATTTTAGCTGGTGTTTTTGCTTTGACATTTATGTCTTGTAAAGATAATGCAGCAGAAAAAGTTAAAGAAGAAAATGTAGCAGACGCTGCAGATCGTGATGCAAAGAATACAGATTTCCCTGTAATGAACTTTGATCAAACTGAACACGATTTTGGAACAATCAATGAAGGTGATGTGGTAGAGCATACATTTACATTTACTAACACTGGTAAAGCACCATTAGTAATCGTTAATGCAAAAGGAAGTTGTGGATGTACTGTTCCTGAGTGGACAAAAGAACCTGTTGCTCCTGGAGCTACTGGATCTATGTTAGTAAAGTTTAATTCTAACGGTAAACCAAACGCTCAAAACAAACAAGTTACTATTACTGCTAACACTGAAGCAGGAAAAGAAATCCTTAAGATTAAGGCAATGGTAACTCCAAAAGCTAAACCAGTAAGCGGAACTCCAGTAAGCGAGTAA
- the nusB gene encoding transcription antitermination factor NusB — protein sequence MQSLYALEQTQSDNLDKEEKFLLFSIEQMYDLFLINLQLLVEIRKHATDFLEKSQKKYLATSEEKNPNQKFINNELLTLLEKNIELKEAMDHKKMNCWDLDDEYVKILWKEISESELYADYMSTKMSSFKEDKDFILDVFKEIVAPNDKLYEYIEDKRLTWIDDLPLINTGIIKMLRKVKQTHDEHMSLPRLYKDADDKKFAKDIFRKTALNGVEFAKEIEGRTPNWDKDRIAELDKAVIKMAICEFQKFPSIPVKVTINEYLEIAKEYSTPKSSIFINGILDKISKEYQENGKLNKVGRGLM from the coding sequence ATGCAGTCCCTCTATGCTTTAGAGCAGACGCAAAGTGATAATCTAGATAAAGAAGAAAAGTTTTTACTTTTTAGTATTGAACAGATGTATGATTTATTTCTTATAAATCTTCAGCTTCTAGTAGAAATAAGAAAACATGCTACCGATTTCTTAGAAAAAAGCCAGAAAAAATATTTGGCAACTTCAGAAGAAAAAAACCCAAACCAGAAGTTTATTAATAACGAATTACTCACGCTATTAGAAAAAAATATCGAGCTTAAGGAAGCAATGGATCATAAAAAAATGAACTGTTGGGATCTTGATGATGAGTATGTGAAAATTCTTTGGAAAGAAATAAGTGAGAGTGAGCTCTATGCTGACTATATGAGTACAAAAATGAGTTCTTTTAAAGAAGACAAAGATTTTATTCTTGATGTTTTCAAAGAAATCGTAGCTCCTAATGATAAGTTGTATGAATATATAGAGGATAAAAGACTTACATGGATAGATGATTTACCTTTAATCAATACCGGAATTATAAAGATGTTAAGAAAGGTAAAACAAACTCATGATGAGCATATGTCCTTACCTAGATTGTATAAAGATGCAGATGATAAAAAGTTTGCAAAAGATATTTTTAGAAAGACCGCGCTTAATGGAGTGGAATTTGCAAAAGAAATAGAAGGTAGAACTCCTAATTGGGATAAGGATAGAATCGCAGAATTAGACAAAGCGGTGATTAAAATGGCAATTTGCGAGTTTCAGAAATTCCCGTCTATCCCTGTAAAAGTAACAATTAACGAATATTTAGAGATTGCCAAGGAATATAGTACACCAAAGAGTAGTATCTTTATCAACGGTATATTAGACAAAATATCTAAAGAATATCAAGAAAACGGTAAATTAAATAAAGTTGGCCGTGGTCTTATGTAG
- a CDS encoding Glu/Leu/Phe/Val dehydrogenase, giving the protein MITEVLTANQLKKEAPVFGQLSFNDHEQVVFCQDKDTGLKAIIGVHNTILGPALGGTRMYNYNTEWDALNDVLRLSRGMTYKAAITGLNLGGGKAVIIGDPKTLKTPALMKRFGEFVHTLGGKYYTAEDVGMETSDMDTVREVTPYVTGISESKGGAGNPSPVTAYGVYMGMKASAKFAYGTDNLEGKKILVQGIGHVGEELVRLTAEEGANVIIADINQERLHEVSKTYGVEIFRGEDLYAETADIYAPCALGATVNDETINKLKVKVVAGAANNQLASENIHGPLLQEKGIVYAPDFLINAGGIINVYAEIEGYGRDQIITKTENIYNTTLDILNKAKATGMTTNTAAVSIADERIAAKKKQ; this is encoded by the coding sequence ATGATAACCGAAGTGCTTACTGCAAATCAATTAAAAAAAGAGGCTCCTGTATTTGGCCAATTGTCTTTTAACGATCACGAACAAGTTGTTTTTTGTCAGGACAAAGATACAGGATTAAAGGCAATAATTGGGGTGCATAACACAATTTTAGGACCAGCTTTAGGAGGGACTAGAATGTATAATTATAATACCGAATGGGATGCTCTTAATGATGTATTAAGATTATCCAGAGGAATGACCTATAAAGCGGCTATTACCGGTTTGAATCTTGGTGGTGGAAAAGCTGTTATTATTGGGGATCCTAAAACTTTAAAAACTCCAGCGTTAATGAAACGTTTCGGTGAGTTTGTACATACACTAGGAGGAAAATACTACACGGCAGAAGATGTTGGTATGGAAACTTCTGATATGGATACTGTTCGTGAAGTGACACCTTATGTAACCGGGATTTCTGAATCTAAAGGTGGAGCAGGAAACCCATCTCCTGTAACTGCATATGGTGTTTATATGGGAATGAAAGCCTCAGCTAAATTTGCTTATGGAACAGATAACCTAGAAGGTAAAAAGATATTAGTACAAGGTATTGGTCATGTAGGAGAAGAGCTTGTTCGTCTAACCGCAGAAGAAGGAGCTAATGTTATTATTGCAGATATCAACCAAGAAAGACTTCATGAAGTAAGTAAGACATATGGAGTAGAAATATTTAGAGGAGAAGATTTATATGCAGAAACTGCAGATATCTATGCGCCTTGTGCATTAGGAGCTACGGTTAACGATGAAACCATTAATAAGCTAAAGGTTAAGGTTGTTGCCGGAGCTGCCAACAACCAGTTAGCTTCAGAAAATATTCACGGTCCATTATTACAGGAAAAAGGGATTGTATATGCTCCGGACTTTTTGATCAATGCAGGAGGTATCATTAATGTATATGCAGAGATTGAAGGATACGGGAGAGACCAGATTATAACTAAAACTGAAAATATCTATAATACTACATTAGATATTTTGAACAAAGCAAAGGCTACTGGCATGACTACAAATACTGCTGCTGTTAGTATTGCGGATGAAAGAATTGCTGCCAAAAAAAAGCAATAA